The following are from one region of the Patescibacteria group bacterium genome:
- a CDS encoding YifB family Mg chelatase-like AAA ATPase, whose amino-acid sequence MPSKLYSAALVGIESQIIEVEADVASGLPNLIVVGLPDTAVQEAKIRVRSAIINSGLPFPRTRVTVNLAPADLKKEGSSFDLPIALGIYMATRGVDINLPKEKSIFIGELALDGTVRRVSGILSIVMMAKQNNIKNIFLPAENIEEARVISGIKVFAVSNLMQLVNHLDNSRLIIPTSHHIERLTENENIDETFSQVKGQEFAKRALVIAAAGGHNLFMTGPPGTGKTMLARSILSILPELQTSEMFEVTKIYSVAKLLAKGGSLVSKRPFRSPHHTASAAALIGGGRTPKPGEISLAHRGVLFLDELPEFPRIVLESLRQPLEDGQVTVARVSGTIQFPAKFMLITAANPCPCGYLSDPKQVCRCSPNQIINYQKRVSGPLLDRMDLHVEVARIEFSELVREPGSMLETIEIRRKIKKARLIQNSRLKPAGLLENSEMTQKEINRYCQVDKNAQTLLKQAVEKFPLSARAYFRVLKVARTIADIEQEERIQTQHIAEALQYRLKL is encoded by the coding sequence ATGCCTTCAAAACTATACTCCGCCGCGTTGGTCGGTATTGAAAGCCAAATAATTGAGGTGGAAGCTGACGTAGCCTCTGGCCTGCCTAACTTGATTGTGGTCGGTCTACCGGATACAGCGGTGCAAGAGGCGAAGATCAGGGTGCGCTCGGCGATTATCAACAGCGGTTTGCCTTTCCCAAGGACCAGGGTAACTGTAAATTTAGCGCCTGCGGATCTAAAAAAAGAAGGTTCATCTTTTGACTTGCCGATAGCACTAGGGATTTATATGGCAACACGGGGTGTTGATATAAATTTACCGAAAGAAAAATCAATATTCATCGGGGAACTTGCTTTGGATGGAACGGTGCGGAGGGTCAGCGGTATATTGTCAATCGTTATGATGGCGAAACAAAATAATATTAAAAATATATTTCTCCCGGCGGAAAATATTGAGGAAGCGCGGGTCATCTCTGGGATAAAAGTATTTGCTGTCTCAAACCTGATGCAACTTGTAAATCATTTAGATAATTCACGTTTAATTATCCCAACATCACATCATATTGAAAGGCTTACTGAAAATGAAAATATTGATGAAACATTTTCTCAGGTAAAAGGCCAGGAGTTTGCCAAGCGCGCGCTGGTTATTGCTGCGGCAGGAGGACATAACCTCTTCATGACCGGACCTCCGGGCACCGGTAAAACTATGCTGGCCAGAAGTATCCTTTCAATCTTGCCTGAACTTCAGACATCAGAAATGTTTGAAGTAACCAAAATCTACAGTGTTGCAAAATTACTGGCCAAAGGCGGGTCGTTGGTGTCAAAGAGGCCATTCCGATCACCACACCACACCGCATCTGCCGCCGCACTGATCGGCGGCGGCAGAACTCCAAAGCCTGGCGAAATATCGCTTGCTCACCGGGGAGTATTGTTCCTGGATGAGTTGCCGGAATTCCCGAGAATCGTTCTGGAAAGTCTTCGCCAGCCTTTGGAGGATGGGCAAGTGACAGTGGCCAGAGTTTCGGGCACTATTCAGTTTCCAGCTAAGTTTATGCTGATCACTGCTGCCAATCCTTGCCCATGCGGTTATCTCTCCGATCCCAAACAGGTGTGTCGATGTTCACCGAATCAAATAATAAATTATCAGAAAAGAGTATCCGGTCCGCTTTTGGACAGGATGGATTTACATGTGGAGGTGGCTAGGATCGAATTTTCTGAACTGGTTAGAGAGCCGGGTTCGATGCTTGAAACCATCGAGATCAGAAGAAAGATAAAGAAAGCGCGATTAATCCAGAACAGCCGTTTAAAACCGGCAGGACTTCTGGAGAATTCTGAAATGACTCAAAAGGAAATAAACCGCTATTGTCAGGTGGATAAAAATGCACAGACTCTTTTGAAACAAGCGGTGGAAAAATTCCCCCTGTCAGCACGAGCATATTTTAGAGTATTGAAAGTTGCCAGAACAATTGCCGATATAGAACAAGAGGAAAGAATCCAGACTCAGCATATTGCCGAGGCGCTGCAGTATAGATTAAAGTTGTAA
- the rsmI gene encoding 16S rRNA (cytidine(1402)-2'-O)-methyltransferase, with product MGNLYTIATPIGNLEDITLRALNTLKTVDIIACEDTRHTSILLNHYSINKPLVSYHQHSKIAKIDYLIGELKADKNIAVVTDAGTPGISDPGQVLIKKAIENNISVIPIPGPSAVITALSAAGVPTDSFVYLGFLPHKKGRKTILDSFKDEKRTIVFYESTHRIEKLLGELKDILGDRKIVVARELTKIYEEFLRGTVTEVQENLKITKGEFVVIISAIK from the coding sequence ATGGGAAACCTATACACCATTGCCACACCTATCGGAAACTTGGAGGATATCACTCTGAGAGCTCTTAATACACTCAAAACGGTTGATATCATCGCTTGTGAAGATACCAGACATACTTCCATTCTTCTAAATCACTATAGCATCAATAAACCGCTGGTCAGTTATCATCAGCACAGCAAGATCGCTAAAATTGATTACCTGATCGGAGAATTGAAAGCAGATAAAAATATTGCGGTAGTAACCGACGCCGGAACTCCCGGTATATCCGACCCCGGGCAGGTTCTGATAAAAAAGGCTATAGAAAATAATATATCTGTAATACCAATCCCAGGACCGTCTGCGGTTATTACAGCGCTTTCTGCCGCAGGAGTGCCGACCGATTCTTTTGTATATCTAGGATTTCTTCCACATAAAAAAGGAAGGAAAACAATACTGGATTCTTTTAAAGACGAAAAAAGAACCATTGTTTTTTATGAATCAACGCACCGTATAGAAAAACTGCTGGGAGAATTAAAAGATATATTAGGAGATAGAAAAATTGTAGTAGCTCGTGAATTGACCAAAATTTATGAAGAATTCTTAAGAGGCACTGTCACTGAAGTACAGGAAAATTTAAAAATTACCAAAGGCGAGTTTGTGGTAATTATCAGCGCCATTAAATAA
- the xerA gene encoding site-specific tyrosine recombinase/integron integrase, producing the protein MNNALQKYKQNFLEYLEIEKNRSQATIRNYDFYLQRFITWGNLSSPGEITAEKVKGFRLYLNRVTNQKNQSLKKSTQNYHIIALRSFLKYLAKQDIKTLVAEKIELAKISEREVEFLEGDDLRRILESPMQMEEPAIIKKRDKAILELFFSTGLRVSELANLRKDQINLKKDEFTIRGKGEKLRIVFLSDASKYWINQYLSARKDVSMNLFVRHDRASNKTESTDAITPRSIQRLIKKYAKAAGITKNVTPHTLRHSFATDLLMNGADIRSVQAMLGHASITTTQIYTHITNQQLRDVHKAFHDTKRKK; encoded by the coding sequence ATGAACAATGCTCTGCAAAAGTATAAACAAAATTTTCTGGAATATCTTGAGATTGAGAAAAACCGAAGTCAGGCAACAATCCGTAACTATGATTTCTACCTTCAGCGTTTCATAACCTGGGGCAACCTCAGCAGTCCCGGAGAAATTACCGCCGAAAAAGTAAAAGGTTTCAGATTGTATCTGAACCGCGTTACAAACCAGAAAAATCAGTCATTAAAAAAAAGTACACAAAATTATCATATCATCGCCCTGCGCTCCTTTTTAAAATATCTGGCGAAGCAGGACATAAAAACACTGGTAGCGGAAAAGATTGAGCTGGCTAAAATCAGTGAACGGGAAGTTGAATTTTTGGAAGGCGACGATTTAAGGCGGATCTTGGAATCCCCCATGCAAATGGAAGAGCCGGCTATTATTAAAAAAAGAGACAAAGCCATATTAGAACTATTTTTTTCCACCGGCCTGCGTGTTTCTGAATTGGCAAATTTACGCAAAGACCAAATTAATTTGAAAAAGGATGAGTTTACCATCAGGGGAAAGGGAGAAAAATTGAGAATTGTTTTTTTATCTGACGCCTCTAAGTACTGGATTAATCAGTATCTCAGCGCACGCAAGGATGTTTCCATGAATTTATTCGTCCGTCATGACCGCGCCTCAAATAAAACAGAAAGTACGGATGCTATCACTCCCCGATCCATTCAGAGACTGATCAAAAAATATGCCAAAGCTGCCGGTATTACCAAAAATGTTACACCACATACCCTGCGGCACAGTTTCGCCACTGATCTTTTAATGAATGGCGCGGATATCCGTAGCGTTCAGGCGATGCTCGGTCATGCTTCCATAACCACCACACAAATTTACACACACATTACCAATCAGCAGTTACGGGACGTACACAAAGCGTTCCACGATACCAAAAGAAAAAAGTAA
- a CDS encoding NYN domain-containing protein, producing the protein MSIRHKEQRVGVFVDVSNMYHTAKHLFNANVNYGKILEEAVSERKLIRAVAYVVRSQNNEEEPFFEALNNQGYEVKAKDLQVFIGGAKKGDWDVGIAMDIMRMASKLDVIVLASGDGDFTELLKHAKALGCRTEVAAFGKSASAKLIDEADSFIDLNEQKAKFLIVKGKHSALPRRNISMPTRPAQSAPISSASRIISARPVRRTIPRAIPRQIPRNPIAR; encoded by the coding sequence ATGTCAATAAGACACAAAGAACAAAGAGTGGGGGTTTTTGTAGATGTTTCCAATATGTACCATACGGCAAAGCACCTTTTTAATGCCAATGTAAATTATGGAAAAATTTTGGAAGAGGCAGTATCGGAAAGAAAACTGATCCGGGCGGTTGCCTATGTAGTTCGCTCACAGAATAATGAGGAAGAGCCTTTTTTTGAAGCGCTGAATAATCAGGGTTACGAAGTAAAGGCCAAGGATCTGCAGGTTTTTATTGGTGGTGCCAAAAAAGGTGACTGGGATGTCGGCATTGCTATGGATATCATGCGTATGGCCTCTAAATTAGATGTAATTGTGCTGGCATCAGGCGATGGTGATTTTACTGAATTATTGAAACACGCCAAAGCGCTGGGTTGTCGTACTGAGGTGGCAGCTTTCGGCAAATCAGCATCCGCAAAATTGATAGATGAAGCTGATAGCTTTATCGACTTGAATGAGCAGAAAGCAAAATTTCTGATCGTTAAAGGAAAGCATTCGGCATTACCGAGAAGGAATATTAGTATGCCAACACGTCCGGCACAGTCTGCACCCATCAGTTCTGCATCCAGAATAATCAGTGCGAGACCGGTCCGCCGAACAATCCCCAGGGCGATACCTAGACAAATACCAAGGAATCCAATCGCGAGATAA
- a CDS encoding signal peptidase II, producing the protein MKEESKQLMLINIGFFFLFVIDRILKWWALNSLSDISSITFFRIFRLELYLNEGIIFSVPLPKILIYIITVFIIGIVASFLNLAYRKINLYLISGLSLILIGAFSNLLDRINHSAIIDFVNLRFLPVFNLADCLIVTGSIIIILKLFNSSEYHDEKIH; encoded by the coding sequence ATGAAAGAAGAGTCCAAACAACTGATGCTTATTAATATTGGATTCTTTTTTTTGTTTGTTATAGATCGGATATTGAAATGGTGGGCTCTTAATTCATTATCCGATATCTCGTCGATAACTTTTTTTCGTATATTCCGGTTAGAATTGTATTTGAATGAGGGAATAATTTTTAGCGTACCACTACCAAAAATCTTAATCTATATAATAACGGTATTTATCATCGGGATTGTCGCTTCATTTTTAAATTTGGCATATCGGAAAATAAATTTATATTTGATTTCAGGATTATCTTTAATTTTAATTGGAGCATTCTCTAATCTGCTCGATCGGATTAACCATAGTGCGATTATTGATTTTGTAAATTTACGATTTCTGCCTGTCTTTAATCTGGCTGATTGTCTGATTGTCACCGGTTCCATAATCATAATTTTAAAATTATTTAATTCATCTGAATATCATGATGAAAAAATTCACTAA
- a CDS encoding RNHCP domain-containing protein, with protein sequence MMKKFTKKKENFICINCKKKVEGDGYTNHCPFCLYSLHVDESPGDRSSVCNGVMKPINLIIKNKEEKIVHVCKKCGMQKLNRLHESDNREIIYNIIEQYNRNNLPI encoded by the coding sequence ATGATGAAAAAATTCACTAAAAAGAAAGAAAACTTTATTTGCATTAACTGTAAAAAGAAAGTCGAAGGTGACGGGTATACCAATCATTGTCCTTTTTGTTTGTATTCCTTGCACGTAGATGAATCTCCCGGTGACCGATCTTCAGTCTGCAATGGTGTGATGAAGCCGATCAATTTGATTATCAAAAACAAAGAGGAGAAGATTGTGCATGTCTGTAAAAAGTGCGGAATGCAGAAACTGAACCGTCTGCACGAGTCAGACAACAGAGAAATAATTTATAATATTATAGAACAATATAACCGGAATAATTTGCCGATATAG
- a CDS encoding TraR/DksA C4-type zinc finger protein: protein MDKEFLKKIEGELLKQQAKLRGELGSFADKNVNKEDDFNTRFPSYGDKDEENATEVADFQDNLSVERSLEKTLERTDLALEKIKNGTYGSCAKCGKEIDPARLEAFPAATLCMECHKSAQ, encoded by the coding sequence ATGGATAAAGAGTTTTTAAAGAAGATAGAAGGAGAGCTTCTCAAGCAACAGGCTAAATTACGCGGTGAGTTAGGTAGTTTTGCGGACAAGAATGTAAACAAGGAAGATGATTTTAACACCCGTTTCCCAAGCTATGGAGACAAAGATGAAGAAAATGCAACTGAGGTTGCCGATTTTCAGGATAACCTTTCAGTGGAAAGAAGTTTGGAAAAGACTTTGGAAAGAACTGATTTAGCATTGGAAAAAATTAAGAATGGTACATATGGCAGTTGTGCTAAGTGTGGGAAAGAAATAGATCCGGCGCGTTTGGAAGCATTCCCAGCGGCAACGCTTTGCATGGAGTGTCATAAATCTGCTCAATAA
- a CDS encoding polyribonucleotide nucleotidyltransferase has protein sequence MSPNTSSSGVKTFETEIAGRKLSLETGRLAGQAHGSCTIQYGDTVVLATAVINPSVKEDQGFFPLTVDYEEKLYAAGKIKGSRFIKREGRPTDEAVLTARLIDRSIRPFFDENMKHEVQVVLTVLSVDQENDPDFVSLIAASCALSISPIPWNGPIAGVKVGQVDGEWVLNPIYESLEKSDFNLMLVGIEDRVAMMEFGGKEIDEKSVEEGINFGYKHIQEVIAFIKDVQSKIGKEKLLLEFGESTEEEKKELAHVEEIVKKYAAENGNKVFASKLKDEQKVAMQTIKDELEEILKADNEVTKEGRVKGLSMVEKLIDEVACKKILEEGIRPDGRGVDEIRPLSAEVGILPRTHGTGLFNRGETQVLSVVTLGSPGDEQLLDGMEVSGKKHYMHHYNFPGFSVGEVKRMMSAGRREIGHGALAEKAILPLLPDKESFPYTIRVVSEVLSSNGSTSQASICGSSLALMDAGVPISSPAAGISIGLMANEDMSNYKLLTDIQGLEDHIGLMDFKVAGTRKGITAMQVDIKNNGLTLEVVKGALEKAKIARGKILDVMEQTIPSVRTELSKYAPRIVPMRIDPDKIRELIGPGGKVINEIIDTTGVQIDIEDDGLVMVTADKDSKLEEALEWIKGITSDPEVGQVYEGKVLKIVTDRNSGKEIGALVELAHGKDGMVHVSQIAHEHVNNVTDKINVGDIAKVKVMGVDKERGRVELSMKVLLPKPAGYEDRGDDRGGFSRGGGRGGERPQRPQRRDRY, from the coding sequence ATGAGTCCAAACACAAGCTCTTCTGGCGTGAAAACGTTCGAGACAGAGATAGCAGGGAGAAAACTCTCCCTGGAAACCGGCAGACTTGCCGGACAAGCACATGGTAGCTGTACGATCCAGTATGGAGATACTGTCGTTTTAGCTACTGCTGTAATCAACCCAAGCGTGAAAGAGGATCAGGGATTTTTTCCTCTGACCGTTGATTACGAAGAAAAACTTTACGCCGCCGGCAAAATCAAAGGATCCCGGTTTATTAAGCGTGAAGGCCGGCCGACTGATGAAGCGGTATTAACCGCCCGTCTGATTGACCGTTCGATCCGTCCGTTCTTTGATGAGAATATGAAACACGAAGTACAAGTGGTACTGACCGTGCTTTCTGTTGATCAGGAGAATGACCCGGATTTTGTATCATTAATTGCCGCTTCCTGCGCACTGAGCATTTCTCCCATTCCTTGGAACGGGCCGATTGCTGGTGTTAAAGTCGGTCAGGTGGATGGCGAGTGGGTCTTAAATCCAATCTATGAATCATTGGAAAAGAGCGATTTTAACCTGATGCTGGTCGGAATTGAAGACCGGGTAGCCATGATGGAATTCGGCGGGAAAGAAATAGACGAAAAATCGGTTGAAGAAGGAATTAATTTTGGGTATAAGCATATCCAAGAAGTTATCGCCTTTATTAAAGATGTGCAGTCCAAGATCGGAAAAGAAAAATTATTACTGGAATTCGGCGAATCGACTGAGGAAGAAAAGAAAGAGCTGGCACACGTTGAAGAAATAGTTAAGAAATATGCCGCTGAAAATGGCAATAAGGTTTTTGCTTCTAAACTGAAAGATGAACAGAAAGTTGCAATGCAAACTATAAAGGATGAACTGGAAGAAATTCTGAAAGCGGATAATGAAGTAACCAAAGAAGGCAGAGTCAAAGGATTAAGTATGGTGGAGAAACTGATTGATGAAGTTGCATGCAAGAAAATATTGGAAGAAGGTATTAGGCCGGACGGCAGAGGCGTGGATGAGATCCGACCGCTTTCTGCGGAAGTGGGAATTCTGCCTCGTACGCATGGAACAGGTCTGTTTAATCGTGGTGAAACTCAAGTACTATCAGTAGTTACGTTAGGATCACCGGGAGATGAGCAGTTATTGGACGGAATGGAAGTATCCGGTAAGAAACATTATATGCATCATTACAACTTCCCGGGATTCTCCGTGGGAGAAGTAAAAAGAATGATGTCCGCCGGCAGAAGAGAAATCGGACACGGGGCATTAGCTGAAAAAGCAATCTTGCCTCTATTGCCTGATAAGGAATCTTTTCCTTATACCATCCGCGTGGTATCAGAAGTATTGTCATCCAATGGATCAACATCCCAGGCTTCAATCTGCGGATCGTCTCTGGCATTAATGGATGCCGGTGTACCGATCTCAAGCCCGGCAGCCGGTATCTCAATCGGTCTGATGGCTAACGAAGATATGTCCAATTATAAACTGCTGACTGATATACAAGGGCTGGAAGACCACATCGGTTTGATGGACTTTAAAGTGGCCGGAACCCGTAAAGGGATTACAGCCATGCAGGTTGATATTAAGAATAACGGACTGACTTTAGAAGTAGTAAAAGGGGCGCTGGAAAAAGCTAAAATTGCACGTGGAAAAATTCTGGATGTAATGGAGCAGACAATCCCAAGCGTTCGCACAGAACTATCAAAGTACGCACCGCGCATCGTTCCGATGAGAATTGATCCGGATAAAATCCGCGAACTGATCGGCCCGGGCGGAAAAGTAATCAATGAGATTATTGATACAACCGGTGTTCAGATTGATATTGAAGATGACGGATTAGTAATGGTTACAGCTGACAAAGATTCCAAACTTGAAGAAGCATTGGAATGGATCAAAGGTATCACCAGCGATCCGGAAGTTGGTCAGGTGTATGAAGGTAAGGTATTGAAGATTGTTACAGACCGCAACAGCGGTAAAGAAATAGGCGCTTTAGTGGAACTGGCTCATGGTAAAGACGGAATGGTTCATGTTTCGCAAATTGCCCATGAACATGTGAACAATGTAACTGACAAAATAAATGTCGGTGATATCGCTAAAGTAAAAGTGATGGGCGTTGATAAGGAACGCGGTCGTGTAGAACTTTCTATGAAAGTATTACTGCCGAAACCGGCCGGTTATGAGGACCGGGGTGATGATCGCGGAGGTTTTAGCAGAGGTGGTGGCAGAGGAGGAGAGCGACCACAAAGACCCCAACGAAGAGACCGTTACTAA
- the rpsO gene encoding 30S ribosomal protein S15 has product MGLSKEKKQDLINKYKTHEGDTGSSEVQVAILTEEIDELTDHLKIHKKDHSSRRGLLKKVGQRRRLLRYLEKDNLESYQGLIKKLKLKK; this is encoded by the coding sequence ATGGGTCTTTCGAAAGAAAAGAAACAAGATCTAATCAATAAGTACAAAACACACGAGGGCGACACCGGATCATCAGAGGTCCAGGTAGCCATCCTCACAGAGGAGATCGATGAACTCACCGATCATCTGAAGATCCACAAAAAGGATCATTCATCCAGAAGAGGGCTCCTGAAAAAAGTGGGGCAAAGGCGCAGATTACTGCGTTATCTGGAAAAAGACAATTTGGAAAGTTATCAGGGATTGATTAAAAAGCTAAAACTTAAGAAATAA
- the gmk gene encoding guanylate kinase: MRKKEKLFIISGPSGAGEDSVIEGLRSHFDIERVITTTTREKRKGESKGNPYYFVSKNDFKSKIKKGNFIEYAEAYNGNYYGTTNDEIERVRNSGKIGIWKIEYKGVQIVKKKLPDVKSIYIAPPDLKTLENRIKKRSKVDASYVEERMKYTKQWLKYEKIYDYKVVNQEGKLDQTIVEVRNIIKNQLSKGIGLKIAFGFITLLILIGYFIGFSFFHLDSRDQIINYYEKITASYKIKHKEQSYSELLKFVPKDSTLAYIVGPLTFDFFTGSNIDDFPVPTYQQALFFYPKEGLSPGVVLRLNDPKSEQWESFSKLVAQVWAKKFPEKVPLTLPDGTVVYELVPKPENIKPTTLEYKGETIYTLSDGSESAISYVKVADYVIVSSSDQITRLALLSANDITQRYEKGLYSRCLATKPYEYLLMDNAKKAENIDILANVLPVIMYSTEKCI, translated from the coding sequence ATGAGGAAAAAGGAAAAACTGTTTATTATCTCCGGTCCGTCCGGAGCGGGAGAAGATTCGGTGATTGAAGGTCTCCGGAGTCATTTTGATATAGAGCGGGTTATTACTACAACTACCAGAGAAAAAAGAAAAGGTGAATCAAAAGGCAACCCATATTATTTTGTGAGTAAAAATGATTTTAAATCCAAAATCAAAAAAGGCAATTTTATAGAATATGCCGAGGCATATAACGGTAATTATTACGGGACGACCAATGATGAAATTGAACGCGTTAGAAATTCTGGTAAGATCGGAATCTGGAAAATAGAATATAAAGGTGTCCAGATTGTTAAGAAAAAACTGCCGGATGTGAAGTCAATTTATATTGCTCCGCCGGATTTAAAAACTTTGGAGAATCGCATCAAAAAAAGAAGCAAGGTGGATGCTTCATATGTTGAAGAGCGGATGAAATATACGAAACAATGGTTGAAATATGAAAAAATTTATGATTATAAGGTTGTTAATCAGGAAGGAAAATTAGATCAGACAATTGTTGAAGTCAGAAATATCATTAAAAATCAGTTAAGCAAGGGAATTGGACTGAAAATTGCCTTTGGTTTCATAACTTTACTTATCTTGATCGGATATTTTATCGGTTTCAGTTTTTTTCATCTGGACAGCCGGGATCAGATTATCAATTACTATGAAAAGATCACAGCTTCCTACAAAATAAAGCATAAAGAACAGTCCTATTCTGAATTACTAAAATTTGTGCCAAAAGACAGCACTTTGGCCTATATTGTCGGACCATTAACGTTTGATTTCTTTACCGGGAGCAATATTGATGATTTTCCAGTGCCAACATACCAACAGGCACTCTTTTTTTACCCGAAAGAAGGACTATCGCCGGGGGTTGTTCTACGATTAAATGATCCAAAATCGGAGCAATGGGAGAGCTTCAGCAAGCTTGTTGCGCAGGTTTGGGCTAAAAAATTCCCGGAAAAAGTACCTTTAACCTTGCCGGATGGCACAGTTGTTTACGAATTAGTGCCAAAACCGGAAAATATTAAACCAACAACCCTCGAATACAAAGGAGAAACAATATATACGCTATCTGATGGCTCAGAATCTGCTATTTCGTACGTCAAAGTCGCAGATTACGTGATTGTATCATCATCAGACCAAATCACTCGTTTAGCCCTTTTATCCGCTAATGATATCACTCAAAGATATGAAAAAGGCTTATATTCCCGCTGTTTAGCAACAAAACCATATGAATATCTATTGATGGATAATGCAAAAAAAGCTGAAAACATTGATATATTAGCAAATGTTTTACCCGTCATTATGTATTCAACTGAAAAATGCATATAA
- a CDS encoding PsbP-related protein: protein MKGQSNYSHIIISITIAIIMIVLISGFAYGFLWFFNNYIGSSLDPSNNVVKQCIGQCQEEAACSVGTSSNYRLVNGVCQCSCIKLKNVLNTNTATNTNIQNTNESENTNTQDTGLQIYENPKFTIEYPSGWEARTDISGSDLASETVTISSPETIGDTIWSVLLYNADSTDMDSLIAKMGDQFSDRREIRDRITIAGKQATRVTVTTETIEGWEHVQIFFEDDDTLYAINDGAGRNLEFETFYNSFQFIE, encoded by the coding sequence ATGAAGGGTCAGTCAAATTACAGCCATATAATTATCTCCATAACAATCGCCATAATAATGATTGTTTTAATTTCCGGTTTTGCGTATGGATTTTTATGGTTTTTTAATAATTATATTGGAAGCAGTCTGGATCCATCCAACAACGTAGTTAAACAGTGTATCGGTCAGTGTCAGGAAGAGGCGGCTTGCTCAGTGGGGACCAGCAGTAATTATCGGTTGGTCAACGGGGTTTGCCAGTGCAGTTGTATTAAACTAAAAAATGTTCTTAATACGAATACGGCTACAAATACTAATATTCAGAATACAAATGAATCTGAAAATACAAATACCCAAGATACAGGTTTGCAGATATATGAAAATCCGAAGTTTACTATAGAGTACCCGAGCGGTTGGGAAGCTCGTACCGATATATCCGGATCAGATCTCGCATCGGAAACTGTAACTATTTCATCACCAGAGACAATAGGGGATACTATCTGGTCCGTTTTGCTTTATAACGCTGATTCAACCGACATGGATTCTTTAATCGCCAAAATGGGCGATCAGTTTTCAGACCGCCGAGAAATAAGAGATAGAATCACGATTGCCGGTAAACAGGCAACTAGAGTTACGGTAACGACGGAAACAATAGAGGGTTGGGAACATGTACAAATATTTTTTGAGGATGATGATACACTCTATGCCATCAATGACGGTGCCGGTCGCAATCTGGAATTTGAAACTTTTTATAATTCATTTCAATTTATAGAATAA